Part of the Deltaproteobacteria bacterium genome is shown below.
TGAATCAGCGGATGATCATGGGGGTCGGGGAGCCGCTGGCATTTTCGGACCTCGAGGCCGCGTGGGATGTCGCGCAAGAGGGGATAGTCCGGACCGCGCAGCGGCAGAATGGGCGCGGTGGGGAGGCGTTAGCCCCGGAGCAACGGGAACGACTCCATGTGCGTTGGGTGACCGGCCGAATCTGGGCCGCGACCGCGCGCGAACTACTGCCATTACAACGGTTTGCGCACGGATGGGAGCCGCCGTTGGAGGAATAGCCGCAGTAGCCGCGCAGCACGAGTTGTCCCCTCTCCCTTTGGGGAGAGGGCTGGGTGAGGGGGAGCGCAACAAGGGAAATCAGGTCGATGCAGACCCTCACCCTCCGCCTAAGGCGGAACTCTCTCCCCCGTCGTGGAGAGGGGAAAATATGGAAATCAGGTCGATTCAGGCAACATTTTTGGCTTGCGGCCGATAACGGTTGTATTAAGGGGCGGTACTCTATGGCAGGTCCTCCGGAAAAGGCGCCGCCGGTGCGAACTCCGACGAAGCCCGCATGGGCCACGCGGCGTGCGAAGCCTCCTCCCAGTCCGTTGCGTGCACCACGACCGCCGCGGCGCGTAGTGCGACCGGCCGAAGATCTTTTCGTCGCTCCGCCTCCCGCGCAAACCTGGAATGCCCAAGCGTTCGCTGCGCTGGAGCGGGATCTGGCGCGTTTCGTTGCTTTGTCTCCCGCCGCGGTTCGGGCGTCTGTCGAGCGGTTGGGTGTGAGGATCTGGATGACCAGCGCAGGCGTGGCCGGCGGACGCCCGGCGCATGATGCGGCGTGGCCGTTTGCCGGTCTTCCTGGACTTGCGGGCCGTTCGTTGAGTTTCGATCCGGCTCGCTTGTTGGATCGGGAGCAATTTGCGGAGCTACTCCGGCAATATCCGTTCCTCGCAGGATTATCGCTCTATCCCGCGATGTTGCCGCTGCGCGCGGATGCGCATCCGTTGGCGGCAATCCTCCAACGCGCAGTGCGACCAGTGCTCGGTGGCGATCCGGTCGCAGTGGCTGGCGTAGGTGGCACATTACACGAAGTGCTTACGGCATTTGCGCAACTGCGCGAACGTCCGATCCGCGAATCTTCAACGGCCATCCGTGATCTCGATTTGGTAACGCGTCAGGCGGCGGAGTTGTTCGTTGCAGAGACGGGTTGGTTCCTGGCGCAGGCGCGGGCCGCACGCGCAACGGCGTCGCGAACGAATGAGGAATTAAGCGGGTGGCAAGACTTGTGGGTCGGCGTCGCGGACAATTTGCAGACGTGGTTGACGCGAACCGTCGGCGACGTGCGGCACGGCGCGCAGCTCGAGGGCGTGGTTGCAACACTCTACTATTTCGCCCGACAACACGGTTTCCAACGGAGCGCGGCGATATTGGGGCGGGCGTTGGTTGAGCGTGGAGTAGCGGGCGAGGCCGCGTATTTGGAACCGCTCGCATTGCTGGCGGCGATCCACGACGCTTTGCTTGCGGGGAATGTCGAAGCGGTCAGCGAGGCGGTGTGGGCCTATCAAGACGTCGAGCGACGGCTTGCGGAACGGATCGATGGTGGCGCCGAGGTGGTGCGCAGTCAACTGCGCCGTTTGCTGGAACGGCGTCGGCAAACGCCGGTCGAGGTGGGCACGCTCTTCCGTGATGGAACGGCCGCCATTGCCGCGCAAGGGCTCAGCGCCACAGTGCAAGCGGCGGAAGATTATCGTGCGGCGCACACGTTGGATCAACGTCTGGGACTCGCCGCTGGACGGGGCGAACTCCAGCCGCTGCCCGCTGTCCAATTTGCGCTGGCCGACCTCGAACTCGTGTTGCGCCATCCGCGGCCGTTGCAGCTGTTAGAATCCTATGTCGTATTGCGGGAGCGTCGTGCTGCGGCCACGGCCGCGTCGACTCCCGGGACCCCGGCCGCGTTGCCGGCAGGTCTCTCGTCTGGCAGTGACCTCTTTCATCGACGCTTCCAGCAGCTGCTGGCCAATTTGAAAGAATTTGTGGCCCCTGCGAAGCAAGCTGAGTCCCGTGCTGTGGATATCTATATGGATGCCGTCCGTACCGGGGCCTTAGCGCTCGCCCGCTCCGCACTCGGTCCGCTGGCCCGCCTCTTCGAAGCCCATGGCGATCAACTCGACGGCCGAATCGTTACAATCGCCGAACTCCTGACGCTGGCCGGCGACGACGAACTGCTGCGCGGCGCGGTGATGACCCTTCAAAACCTCCTCAAACCGATTCTCAAACCAGTTGCCGTTGCTTGACGTCCCGCGAAGCCCCGTGTTAGCGCGTCCGCCATTGATCGGGTGTCCCACCTTAATATAAGGAGCCACTATGACCATTCGTATCGCCATTAATGGGTTCGGGCGCATCGGGCGCTATGTGGTGCGGGCAGGGATCAACGATCCGGCGCTGGAATTCGTCGGGATCAACGACCTGTTCGACGTCTCGACGATGGCGCATCTGTTGAAATACGATTCGGTCTTCGGGCGCGCGACGGAGGCGGTCGAAGTGCGCGCTGGCGCATTGGTTGTGGGCGGTAAGACGATTCCGGTGACGCAGGAAAAAGACCCGACCAAGCTGCCGTGGAAAGAGCGCGGCGTGCACGTGGTCCTCGAATGTACCGGCAAGTTCACCGATCGCGCGGCGGCCGCGCTGCATCTCCAAGCCGGGGCGCGCAAGGTCTTCGTCTCGGCGCCGGCCAAGGAAGCGGACTTAACGGTCTGCTACGGCGTGAATCACGAGAGCTACGACGCTGGCAAACACGATGTCCTTTCCAACGCGTCCTGCACCACGAACTGCCTGGCGCCGGTGGCGAAGGTGTTGCACGAAAACTTCGGCATCGAGCACGGCTTAATGACGACGATCCACTCGTACACCAACGATCAGCGTCTGATGGACAGCCCGCACAAGGACTTGCGGCGCG
Proteins encoded:
- the gap gene encoding type I glyceraldehyde-3-phosphate dehydrogenase — translated: MTIRIAINGFGRIGRYVVRAGINDPALEFVGINDLFDVSTMAHLLKYDSVFGRATEAVEVRAGALVVGGKTIPVTQEKDPTKLPWKERGVHVVLECTGKFTDRAAAALHLQAGARKVFVSAPAKEADLTVCYGVNHESYDAGKHDVLSNASCTTNCLAPVAKVLHENFGIEHGLMTTIHSYTNDQRLMDSPHKDLRRARAAALSQIPTTTGAAKAVGLVLPALKGKLDGIAIRVPTPNVSCLDLTATLAKKATAVEVNAALKAAAAGPLGGVLRYCDEPLVSIDFLDDPHSSIVDAASTNAIGNLVKVLAWYDNEAGFSRRMLDVVRYIGTRL